In the genome of Treponema pedis, one region contains:
- the prs gene encoding ribose-phosphate diphosphokinase — translation MNYIENNLAILACPGGEAFANLTIENLRHIYAHKFYNQSKKLAKRYSVAENEMVQKFNFYSDLFSSRMSVSSDTEKFHLPKFKVDARFTYFMNGEFKTEILETIRGKDVYIFQDVENKQEITINEGKNREIFSVNDHLMSLIVTIDAVRHAGAGRVSLVLPVYPYSRQHKKKGREGLTASLLGHIYENLDVEQIITLDIHSREIENAFHSTRLQNLHASYQIIRELTKIVDLSADSNEEFVVVSPDSGAVDRNKFYSSGLQKPLAMIYKERDYSVVTQNAKQSNIVNIKLLGDVNGKTAFLADDMLGTGGTLLKGMEFLKDNGAKKVIAAVSLPFFTGDAIQLFDEAYKKGLFYRIIGTNAVYHTELKEKEWYIETDVSGLFAQVITRLHENLSLSSLLDNRSIIEKLLKNASAAKK, via the coding sequence ATGAACTACATTGAAAATAATTTGGCAATACTTGCCTGCCCGGGCGGAGAGGCTTTTGCAAACCTTACAATAGAAAATTTAAGACATATTTATGCTCATAAATTTTATAATCAAAGTAAAAAATTAGCAAAGCGTTATTCCGTTGCCGAAAATGAAATGGTTCAAAAATTCAATTTTTACAGCGATTTATTTTCAAGCCGAATGTCGGTAAGCAGCGATACCGAAAAATTCCATCTTCCCAAATTTAAAGTGGACGCACGTTTTACTTATTTTATGAACGGAGAATTTAAAACCGAAATTTTGGAAACCATACGAGGAAAAGATGTTTATATTTTTCAAGATGTGGAAAACAAACAGGAAATAACGATTAACGAAGGAAAAAACAGAGAAATCTTTTCGGTAAACGACCATTTAATGTCGCTTATAGTAACAATAGATGCCGTCCGTCATGCGGGAGCGGGAAGAGTGTCGCTTGTACTTCCCGTTTATCCGTACAGCAGACAGCATAAGAAAAAAGGCAGGGAAGGTTTAACCGCCAGCTTACTCGGTCATATTTATGAAAACCTCGATGTAGAGCAAATAATTACACTTGATATCCATTCCCGCGAAATAGAAAACGCCTTTCATTCAACACGATTACAAAACCTTCACGCAAGTTACCAAATCATCAGAGAGCTTACAAAAATTGTCGATTTAAGTGCGGATTCAAATGAAGAATTTGTTGTTGTTTCTCCCGATTCCGGAGCCGTTGACAGGAATAAATTTTATTCTTCAGGTTTACAAAAGCCCCTTGCAATGATTTATAAAGAACGGGATTACTCCGTCGTTACGCAAAATGCAAAGCAGTCAAATATAGTAAATATAAAACTTTTAGGCGATGTAAACGGAAAGACGGCCTTCCTTGCAGATGATATGCTCGGAACGGGAGGCACTCTTTTAAAAGGTATGGAATTTTTAAAGGATAACGGAGCAAAAAAAGTCATTGCCGCCGTAAGTCTTCCCTTTTTTACAGGAGATGCGATTCAATTGTTTGATGAGGCATATAAAAAGGGTTTATTTTATCGCATAATAGGAACAAATGCGGTATACCATACGGAGTTAAAAGAAAAAGAGTGGTACATAGAAACCGATGTTTCAGGCCTTTTCGCTCAAGTTATAACAAGATTGCACGAAAATTTATCCCTTTCAAGCTTACTCGATAACCGCAGTATAATCGAAAAGCTTTTAAAAAATGCCTCTGCCGCAAAAAAATGA
- the fliN gene encoding flagellar motor switch protein FliN has product MSDGSISQDEIDALLSGVSMSGAAAPSSGSGNAGLSDFKKNALLKFVNGNIPGLSSNLESMSGKSVSISEPIVEMTEREGFLQNISEMAVASLIDFSGALSGDHVFVMPPDLAQKIVNLVNHEEGTEIDDMALSVISETVSQYAGTEVTSLERSGLSGVVSNPAESLHVPKAMIRLPQRNFISITYNIQLDNSAYKFWEVISESAADAIINTTAGPDPAAQAQDMMTGGGAGAASQAMGGFAQGMQGMQNGFQNFGGAAQGMPQGGMMPMQGMQGGMAMQNMGMNASVQPVQFPPLQGFVTQEEQGNIGLIMDVYMEMTVELGRTKKMIKEILGMGEGHIIELDKLAGEPVDVLVNHKPIAKGEVVVIEENFGVRITEILSPAERIADV; this is encoded by the coding sequence ATGAGTGATGGTTCAATTTCTCAAGATGAAATAGATGCTTTGTTGTCGGGTGTAAGTATGTCCGGTGCCGCGGCGCCTTCAAGCGGCTCCGGAAATGCAGGTTTATCGGATTTTAAAAAGAATGCATTATTAAAGTTTGTAAACGGGAATATTCCGGGGCTTTCTTCAAATTTGGAATCTATGAGCGGAAAAAGCGTGAGCATTTCGGAGCCCATAGTTGAAATGACGGAAAGGGAAGGGTTTTTACAAAATATTTCCGAAATGGCGGTTGCTTCACTTATAGACTTTTCGGGAGCTCTTTCCGGGGACCATGTTTTCGTAATGCCCCCTGATTTGGCGCAAAAAATAGTTAATTTGGTAAATCACGAAGAAGGAACCGAAATCGATGATATGGCTCTTTCGGTAATAAGCGAAACCGTATCCCAATATGCCGGCACGGAGGTTACTTCTCTTGAAAGAAGCGGTCTGTCGGGCGTCGTATCAAATCCTGCGGAGTCGCTGCATGTTCCTAAAGCAATGATTAGACTTCCGCAGCGTAATTTTATAAGTATTACTTACAATATACAGCTTGATAACAGCGCATATAAATTTTGGGAAGTAATTTCGGAAAGTGCGGCGGACGCCATTATAAATACTACGGCAGGGCCGGACCCCGCCGCTCAAGCTCAAGATATGATGACGGGCGGAGGAGCGGGTGCAGCCTCTCAAGCTATGGGCGGTTTTGCGCAAGGTATGCAGGGTATGCAAAACGGTTTTCAAAATTTCGGAGGTGCCGCACAGGGTATGCCTCAAGGAGGAATGATGCCTATGCAAGGTATGCAGGGCGGTATGGCTATGCAAAATATGGGAATGAATGCGAGTGTTCAGCCGGTGCAGTTCCCGCCGCTTCAAGGGTTTGTAACTCAAGAAGAGCAGGGTAATATCGGTCTTATTATGGACGTTTACATGGAAATGACCGTAGAACTCGGACGAACAAAAAAGATGATAAAAGAGATTCTCGGAATGGGTGAAGGGCATATTATCGAACTTGATAAATTAGCCGGTGAACCTGTTGATGTTCTTGTAAACCATAAGCCGATTGCAAAAGGTGAAGTTGTAGTTATAGAAGAAAATTTCGGTGTACGTATAACCGAAATTCTATCTCCTGCGGAACGTATTGCCGATGTATAA
- a CDS encoding flagellar FlbD family protein → MIRVTRLNGTKYWINPHQIEIIECNPDVTLQMLSGKFYIVKETPEELLEAITAYRRKIGLFKNEL, encoded by the coding sequence ATGATACGGGTAACGCGGTTAAACGGGACAAAATACTGGATAAATCCTCATCAAATTGAAATAATCGAGTGTAATCCCGATGTTACGCTTCAAATGCTTTCCGGTAAATTTTATATAGTAAAAGAAACGCCGGAAGAGCTTCTTGAAGCAATAACCGCTTACCGCCGAAAAATCGGGTTGTTTAAAAATGAATTGTAA
- the flgD gene encoding flagellar hook assembly protein FlgD, with protein sequence MPVNNTADSAAEILSEKVKMRENRMFEMSPEEKALRAMEVDTLNKQNFGEKRIPKQELGKDDFLQLLIAQLTHQDPTSPMEDAQFIGQMAQFSTLEQMTNINKTFTALEGMLTGSSAVNAIGKKVDLDLGSTKLSGYISAATRGANPEVMINGNWYNWSAVKTVYAE encoded by the coding sequence ATGCCGGTTAATAACACGGCGGATTCTGCGGCGGAAATTTTGTCAGAGAAAGTTAAAATGAGAGAAAACCGCATGTTTGAAATGTCTCCTGAAGAAAAAGCTCTTAGAGCGATGGAAGTAGATACTTTAAATAAGCAGAATTTCGGTGAAAAACGTATCCCGAAGCAAGAGTTGGGAAAAGACGACTTTTTACAGCTTTTAATTGCTCAATTAACGCATCAGGACCCGACTTCTCCTATGGAAGACGCTCAATTTATCGGGCAAATGGCTCAGTTTTCAACTCTTGAGCAAATGACGAATATAAATAAAACTTTTACCGCCTTGGAAGGAATGCTTACAGGTTCTTCCGCGGTAAATGCAATCGGTAAAAAAGTTGATTTGGATTTAGGTTCTACAAAACTTTCGGGTTATATTTCGGCTGCAACGCGCGGAGCTAATCCCGAAGTTATGATAAACGGGAACTGGTATAATTGGTCTGCCGTTAAAACGGTATATGCAGAATAA
- the fliM gene encoding flagellar motor switch protein FliM — MTEVLSQDEIDQLLTAISSGDTDTEDFRAVNDTRKIKIYDFKRPDKFSKEQMRTVQMMHETFARLTTTSLSAQLRSMAHVHVATVEQLTYEEFIRSIPTPTTLAIINMDPLRASALLEIDPSVTFSIIDRLFGGKGQGTKVQRELTEIESSVMEGVVVRILANMREAWTTVVDLRPRLANIDNNPQFVQIVTPSEMVLLVTLETKVGEEEGMMNICLPYITLEPIISKLSTQFWFSSVRRASTGQYAAAIKDKLSSVEVDMVAEIGSLDVSIRDVLNLRTGDVVRLPNIRVGDPFNLSVGNRPKFLCQPGVKGKKLAVQILEKIEDITGDEFEELSSEGEDLYE, encoded by the coding sequence ATGACAGAAGTTCTTTCACAAGATGAAATAGATCAGCTTCTCACCGCAATAAGCTCAGGAGATACGGATACCGAAGATTTTCGCGCCGTCAACGATACGCGTAAGATAAAAATTTACGATTTCAAACGTCCCGATAAATTTTCAAAAGAGCAAATGCGTACCGTACAGATGATGCATGAAACCTTTGCCCGTCTTACAACCACCTCTCTTTCCGCTCAGCTGCGGAGCATGGCTCATGTTCACGTAGCAACCGTAGAGCAGCTTACTTACGAAGAATTTATACGGTCGATACCTACGCCTACAACACTGGCAATTATAAATATGGACCCGTTAAGAGCAAGCGCTCTTTTGGAAATAGACCCGTCCGTTACTTTTTCGATTATTGACAGACTTTTCGGCGGAAAAGGGCAGGGCACTAAGGTTCAACGCGAGTTAACGGAAATTGAAAGTTCGGTTATGGAAGGCGTTGTTGTCCGTATTTTGGCAAATATGCGCGAAGCGTGGACTACTGTTGTCGATTTACGCCCCCGTTTGGCAAATATAGACAATAACCCGCAGTTTGTCCAAATAGTTACGCCGTCCGAAATGGTTTTATTGGTAACGCTTGAAACAAAGGTCGGCGAAGAAGAGGGTATGATGAATATCTGTCTGCCCTATATTACGCTGGAACCGATTATTTCGAAACTTTCTACACAATTTTGGTTTTCTTCCGTACGAAGGGCTTCAACCGGGCAATATGCGGCGGCAATTAAAGATAAACTTTCGTCCGTTGAAGTCGATATGGTTGCGGAAATAGGTTCGCTTGATGTTTCCATACGTGATGTACTTAATTTAAGGACGGGAGATGTTGTAAGACTTCCGAATATCCGTGTGGGAGACCCTTTTAATTTAAGTGTGGGAAACAGACCTAAATTTTTATGTCAACCCGGTGTAAAAGGGAAAAAACTGGCTGTTCAGATTTTGGAAAAGATAGAAGATATTACGGGCGATGAATTCGAAGAATTATCATCGGAAGGAGAAGATTTGTATGAGTGA
- the fliP gene encoding flagellar type III secretion system pore protein FliP (The bacterial flagellar biogenesis protein FliP forms a type III secretion system (T3SS)-type pore required for flagellar assembly.) produces MKKKFFVFLFFTAVLFSPLELFSQNNNFPDGSTAGRTNQNPNREAGRIPFINFGIREPSTNKDVAFSVQLLIFITLISIAPSLLLLMTSFLRLSIVLDFVKRALSLQQVPPTQVLNGIAFFLTLFIMQPVFTEIYNNSFKPMSDGKISIEEAYREAEKPMRYFMYKQMQKDPSHIRTFMALAKLEKPNTLADVPTHILIASFILHELTIAFQIGIFLYLPFIIIDMIVASILMSMGMIMLPPVQISMPFKLILFVMVDGWGLLFGKLFESFL; encoded by the coding sequence ATGAAAAAGAAATTTTTTGTATTTTTATTTTTTACGGCCGTTCTTTTTTCTCCTCTTGAACTTTTTTCGCAAAATAATAACTTCCCGGACGGTTCTACTGCAGGTAGAACAAATCAAAATCCTAACCGTGAAGCCGGCAGAATCCCTTTTATAAATTTCGGAATACGGGAGCCTTCAACCAATAAAGACGTAGCTTTTTCAGTTCAACTTTTAATTTTTATAACTCTTATTTCGATTGCTCCGAGTCTTCTTTTATTGATGACGAGTTTTTTACGGTTAAGTATAGTTTTGGATTTTGTAAAAAGAGCCTTGTCGTTACAGCAAGTTCCGCCTACACAGGTTCTTAACGGTATCGCCTTTTTTTTAACGCTTTTTATTATGCAGCCTGTTTTTACCGAAATTTACAACAATTCCTTTAAGCCTATGTCGGACGGAAAAATTTCCATTGAAGAAGCCTACCGCGAAGCGGAAAAACCTATGCGGTATTTTATGTATAAGCAAATGCAAAAAGACCCTAGCCATATTAGAACCTTTATGGCTCTTGCCAAACTGGAAAAACCCAATACACTTGCAGATGTTCCTACGCATATTTTGATAGCCTCTTTTATTTTGCATGAACTTACTATTGCCTTTCAAATCGGTATATTTTTATACTTGCCCTTTATTATAATCGATATGATTGTTGCAAGTATTTTAATGTCGATGGGTATGATTATGCTTCCGCCCGTACAAATTTCAATGCCTTTTAAACTGATTCTTTTTGTAATGGTGGACGGCTGGGGTTTGTTGTTCGGAAAATTGTTTGAATCGTTTTTATAA
- a CDS encoding flagellar biosynthetic protein FliO, giving the protein MKKSSYRKVFFTLFIISSFLLFAEGEDKEAVAGKKLPAEESILLDTKKTEEQTSIAALNNTENNSTSAADNRISTPITGLLQLLAALTIVCILAYVVIKFLKKSTRVFGTDDPYLKNVSSINIAQGKSIHVITLGEKAYIIGVSDSSINKIGEVEDKNLVDAMNLEADKKSVTGKKDFSSVFALFWPQKQAEKKASSEDFFAAQHERLNKAADFRNGNNLEGSEPSEE; this is encoded by the coding sequence ATGAAAAAGAGCTCTTACAGAAAAGTTTTTTTTACTTTGTTTATTATATCCTCCTTCTTACTCTTTGCGGAAGGCGAGGATAAGGAAGCCGTTGCCGGTAAAAAACTTCCTGCCGAAGAAAGTATTTTACTTGATACGAAAAAAACGGAAGAACAAACATCTATAGCCGCTTTAAACAATACGGAAAATAATTCTACTTCCGCCGCCGATAATAGAATAAGTACTCCTATTACCGGCTTATTGCAGCTTTTGGCGGCTTTGACTATAGTCTGTATTTTAGCTTATGTTGTAATTAAGTTTTTAAAAAAGTCTACCCGTGTTTTCGGTACCGACGACCCCTATTTAAAAAACGTATCCTCAATAAATATAGCTCAAGGTAAAAGCATTCACGTTATTACTCTAGGTGAAAAGGCTTATATAATCGGAGTTTCCGATTCTTCTATAAACAAAATAGGAGAAGTTGAAGATAAAAACCTTGTTGATGCAATGAACTTGGAAGCCGACAAAAAAAGCGTTACGGGCAAAAAAGATTTTTCCTCGGTTTTTGCCTTATTTTGGCCTCAAAAACAGGCGGAAAAGAAAGCCTCTTCGGAAGATTTTTTTGCCGCACAGCATGAACGTTTAAATAAAGCCGCCGACTTCCGTAACGGGAATAATCTTGAGGGAAGTGAGCCTTCGGAGGAATAA
- the flgE gene encoding flagellar hook protein FlgE: MMRSLFSGVSGMQNHQTRMDVIGNNVANVNTTGFKRGRVNFQDLISQQLSGAARPTEELGGVNPKEVGLGMMVASIDTIFTQGALQTTGVNTDLAIQGNGFFVLKDGEKTFYTRAGAFGIDREGTLVNPANGMRVQGWMAEEADGFRIINTSGQTEDLIIPIGQKIDARATTNVNYACNLDKRLPELPENANRAQILQSTWSTEFKVYDSFGEAHELQIDFTRVPGEQNAWQATVNVDPTNAEASDTRTGVGTTDGTGNTFIVRFDNNGHLASVTDTAGNVTAPAGQVLMQVSYNVVGANAGADGAPTRHTFNINLGEIGTSKNTITQFSENSTTRAYEQDGYTMGYLENFRIDQSGVITGVYSNGVRQEIGQIAMAGFANQGGLEKAGENTYVQSNNSGVANISVSGTVGKGKLIGGTLEMSNVDLTDQFVDMIVTQKGFQAGAKTIQTSDTMLETVLNLKR, from the coding sequence ATGATGAGATCATTATTTTCCGGCGTAAGCGGAATGCAAAATCACCAAACTAGAATGGACGTTATCGGAAATAACGTTGCAAACGTAAATACAACCGGTTTTAAACGCGGACGGGTAAATTTTCAAGACCTCATTTCGCAACAGTTAAGCGGAGCCGCAAGACCTACCGAAGAACTTGGAGGCGTAAACCCTAAAGAAGTCGGGTTAGGTATGATGGTTGCAAGTATCGATACTATTTTTACACAAGGCGCTTTGCAAACTACCGGTGTAAATACCGATTTGGCGATTCAGGGGAACGGCTTTTTTGTTTTAAAAGACGGAGAGAAAACATTTTATACAAGAGCCGGCGCTTTCGGAATTGACAGAGAAGGCACTCTTGTAAATCCCGCAAACGGAATGAGAGTGCAGGGCTGGATGGCTGAGGAAGCCGACGGGTTCAGAATTATAAATACTTCGGGGCAAACCGAGGATTTAATTATTCCGATTGGTCAAAAAATCGATGCAAGGGCCACTACAAATGTAAATTATGCCTGTAACTTGGATAAACGTTTGCCGGAACTGCCGGAAAATGCAAATCGTGCTCAAATTTTACAATCTACATGGTCTACGGAATTTAAAGTTTACGATTCTTTCGGAGAGGCTCACGAGTTGCAAATAGATTTTACCCGTGTTCCGGGCGAGCAAAATGCTTGGCAGGCAACCGTTAACGTAGACCCGACGAATGCCGAAGCAAGCGATACCAGAACCGGTGTAGGAACAACCGACGGTACGGGAAACACATTTATTGTACGTTTCGACAACAACGGTCATTTGGCTTCCGTAACCGATACGGCAGGAAACGTAACGGCTCCTGCGGGACAGGTTTTAATGCAAGTTTCATACAATGTTGTCGGTGCAAATGCGGGGGCGGACGGCGCTCCTACACGCCACACCTTCAATATAAATTTAGGCGAAATCGGAACTTCAAAAAATACTATAACTCAATTTTCCGAAAATAGTACTACGAGGGCTTATGAACAGGACGGATACACTATGGGGTATCTTGAAAACTTTAGAATCGACCAAAGCGGCGTAATTACCGGAGTTTACTCCAACGGTGTAAGACAGGAAATCGGACAAATAGCTATGGCCGGGTTTGCCAATCAGGGCGGTTTGGAAAAGGCCGGAGAAAACACTTATGTACAATCCAATAACTCGGGTGTTGCAAATATCTCCGTTTCGGGAACGGTAGGAAAAGGGAAGCTTATAGGCGGTACTTTGGAAATGAGTAACGTTGATTTAACCGACCAGTTTGTCGATATGATTGTAACTCAAAAAGGTTTTCAAGCGGGTGCTAAAACCATACAAACTTCCGACACAATGCTTGAAACGGTCTTGAATTTGAAGAGATAA
- the motB gene encoding flagellar motor protein MotB yields the protein MARKKKGAKAAGSGWLTTYADMVTLMMCFFVMLFDPSEVDIVQLQALSASISADPTGGGISVSVGTLSDLGNTISSLPSMEKGKALGTALKKAVSLFAPDIKTNKIAVTSDERGLVISLASDMFFYPGSAELNIAESRDTLLNLAQFLSSDDLAGRRFRIEGHTDTGSTDPEIWKSNWELSSARAINVLHSLTDFGAQESRFSVAGYADTRPIFSNDTAEGRAYNRRVDIIILDEGHF from the coding sequence ATGGCGAGAAAGAAAAAAGGTGCAAAGGCGGCAGGCAGCGGCTGGCTTACTACTTATGCGGATATGGTTACTCTTATGATGTGCTTTTTCGTTATGCTTTTTGACCCGTCGGAAGTAGATATTGTTCAGCTTCAAGCTCTTTCGGCATCGATTAGCGCTGACCCCACGGGAGGGGGAATATCCGTTTCCGTGGGAACCTTATCCGATTTGGGCAATACTATAAGCTCTCTTCCTTCTATGGAAAAGGGAAAGGCTTTAGGGACAGCTCTTAAAAAAGCGGTTTCGCTTTTTGCACCGGATATAAAAACCAATAAGATTGCCGTAACAAGCGATGAGCGCGGACTTGTTATAAGTTTAGCTTCGGATATGTTTTTTTATCCGGGAAGTGCGGAGCTTAACATTGCCGAATCACGGGATACGCTTTTAAACCTTGCGCAGTTTTTATCTTCCGATGACCTTGCCGGAAGACGTTTCCGTATAGAAGGGCATACCGACACCGGCTCTACCGACCCTGAAATATGGAAGAGCAATTGGGAGCTTTCTTCCGCACGGGCTATAAACGTATTGCACAGCCTTACCGATTTCGGAGCTCAGGAATCCCGTTTTTCCGTTGCCGGTTATGCCGATACACGGCCGATTTTCAGTAATGATACTGCCGAGGGGCGGGCATATAACAGAAGGGTTGATATAATTATTCTGGACGAAGGACATTTTTAA
- a CDS encoding flagellar basal body-associated FliL family protein: MADSDLMDDGDDMQDSSAVSAPVKKGGSGLISTLIKWVVIVLANLIIIVTVVVITMNIRDKKGKTYSDYPVSEEYRDTRDVLQWYQAIGSIKVQSKDRIPATVITEIALGYTNNDKATPQELSARKVEIIDFLRTYFKNKTVAELKQEEKIKIEIRNEINDNILTKNKIKDVRFTQYDIIEQ, from the coding sequence ATGGCTGATAGCGATTTAATGGATGACGGCGATGATATGCAGGACAGTTCTGCGGTATCCGCACCTGTAAAAAAAGGCGGCTCCGGGCTTATTTCTACATTGATAAAATGGGTTGTTATAGTTTTAGCTAATTTAATAATTATCGTTACCGTTGTAGTTATTACGATGAATATACGCGATAAAAAAGGTAAAACTTATTCCGATTATCCCGTTTCGGAAGAATACAGGGATACACGAGACGTTTTACAATGGTATCAAGCTATAGGCAGTATTAAAGTTCAAAGTAAAGACAGAATTCCCGCTACGGTAATTACGGAAATTGCTTTAGGATATACAAACAACGATAAGGCAACTCCGCAAGAGCTTTCCGCAAGAAAAGTCGAAATTATAGATTTTTTGCGGACATATTTTAAAAATAAAACCGTTGCGGAATTAAAGCAGGAAGAAAAGATTAAGATAGAAATCAGAAATGAAATAAACGATAATATTTTAACCAAAAATAAAATAAAAGATGTGCGTTTTACTCAATACGATATTATCGAACAGTAA
- a CDS encoding motility protein A yields the protein MDIASFIGLFGGVAVVAFGAFMGGSLGGLIDVPSMFITIGGSYMCLFLTYPLSYTIGIFKVMGKVFKTADYGEKTLVQKFVALSEKSRRAGLLALEEEIEDFEDAFMRTGLRNVVDGIDGEAIRALMENELNQLEERHNTWISLVNAWATLAPGFGMLGTVIGLIGMLLNLDDKSSLGPNMAVALVTTLYGSFLQNWLFVPISTKLTYQNNLEVKAKEMIIEGVLGIQAGDNPRILAQRLVTYLSPADRKSIEAEVLKD from the coding sequence ATGGATATAGCGTCGTTTATAGGTTTGTTCGGAGGAGTTGCCGTCGTAGCGTTCGGTGCGTTTATGGGCGGTTCGCTCGGAGGTCTTATCGATGTTCCTTCAATGTTTATTACAATCGGCGGCTCTTATATGTGTTTGTTTTTGACCTATCCTCTGTCGTACACAATCGGTATTTTCAAGGTTATGGGCAAGGTTTTTAAAACTGCGGATTACGGGGAAAAAACGCTTGTTCAAAAATTTGTAGCATTATCGGAAAAAAGCCGAAGAGCGGGTCTTCTTGCACTGGAAGAAGAAATCGAAGATTTTGAAGACGCTTTTATGCGTACGGGATTAAGAAACGTTGTTGACGGTATAGACGGGGAAGCAATTCGGGCTTTAATGGAAAACGAACTTAACCAATTGGAAGAAAGACATAATACATGGATTTCACTTGTAAATGCATGGGCAACGCTTGCGCCGGGTTTCGGAATGTTGGGTACGGTTATAGGACTTATAGGTATGTTGTTGAACCTTGACGATAAAAGCTCGTTGGGACCGAATATGGCCGTTGCTCTTGTTACTACTTTATACGGTTCATTTCTTCAAAACTGGCTCTTTGTTCCCATATCTACGAAATTAACATATCAAAACAACTTGGAAGTAAAAGCCAAGGAAATGATTATAGAAGGTGTTTTGGGCATTCAAGCCGGAGATAACCCAAGAATTTTAGCTCAACGGCTTGTAACTTATTTAAGTCCTGCGGATAGAAAATCGATAGAGGCGGAAGTCTTAAAGGATTAA
- a CDS encoding FGGY-family carbohydrate kinase, translated as MTFCSAVFDIGTSSLKGALIDKNGKVYIQSRLFFPAAVEAENWFISFENMFKQFSDFAFNGNIKISGICISGNGPSLIAVSGETNKLLLWNVPLLKKEQAENDADTQKLLKKTLNTRSIFLPRFEVFSLLFPEEFKNAETFFSGPEFLIYKLTKNCVTVLPEERYTCAYWTKEELKEFKIPLKKIPPFVKAGSLCGFYRSIPVFAGVPDFIAALIGTDTVYPGAACDRAGSSEGINICVKEIPPPEKLKGLRVLPSPVAPFWNLAFILSDSGIIFYEYIKKHGGSFLDFDSFMQAIIDERNNPKNGESTAAAGNLLVEKIANEVKAGMDLLENAAGFRPVYTMCGGQAKSTLWRKLKAEITCRKFKMPRLADAELLGDAAIAFTSLGEYGSVSEAAALISGSRYINKPFYLQTDI; from the coding sequence ATGACTTTTTGTTCGGCCGTCTTTGATATAGGCACCTCTTCATTAAAAGGCGCACTGATAGACAAAAACGGAAAAGTTTATATTCAAAGCCGCCTGTTTTTCCCCGCTGCGGTGGAAGCGGAAAATTGGTTTATTTCATTTGAAAATATGTTTAAACAATTTTCCGATTTTGCCTTTAACGGAAATATAAAAATTTCGGGTATTTGCATTTCGGGTAACGGGCCCAGCCTGATTGCCGTTTCGGGCGAAACAAATAAACTTCTTCTTTGGAATGTCCCGCTTTTAAAAAAAGAGCAAGCGGAAAACGATGCTGATACACAAAAACTTTTAAAAAAAACTTTAAATACCCGCTCCATTTTTTTACCGCGTTTTGAGGTTTTCTCTTTATTATTTCCGGAAGAATTTAAAAATGCCGAAACTTTTTTTTCAGGCCCGGAATTTTTAATTTATAAACTTACAAAAAATTGCGTTACGGTTTTACCCGAGGAACGTTATACCTGCGCATATTGGACAAAGGAAGAGTTGAAAGAATTTAAGATACCTTTAAAAAAAATTCCGCCTTTTGTAAAAGCCGGCAGCTTGTGCGGATTTTACCGTTCTATCCCCGTTTTTGCGGGAGTACCGGATTTTATAGCAGCCCTTATAGGAACCGATACCGTATATCCGGGAGCGGCTTGCGACAGAGCGGGCTCAAGCGAGGGAATAAACATTTGTGTAAAAGAAATTCCGCCTCCCGAAAAGCTGAAAGGTTTACGGGTCTTACCTTCTCCCGTTGCGCCGTTTTGGAACCTGGCCTTTATTTTATCCGATTCCGGAATCATTTTCTACGAATATATAAAAAAACACGGAGGAAGTTTTTTGGATTTCGATTCTTTTATGCAGGCTATTATTGATGAAAGGAATAATCCCAAAAACGGAGAAAGCACTGCGGCCGCCGGGAACCTTCTTGTAGAAAAAATTGCAAATGAGGTTAAAGCCGGAATGGATTTATTGGAAAATGCAGCCGGATTTCGTCCCGTATATACAATGTGCGGAGGGCAGGCAAAAAGCACCTTGTGGCGCAAACTCAAAGCCGAAATTACCTGCCGTAAATTTAAAATGCCGCGCCTTGCGGACGCGGAGCTTTTAGGCGATGCCGCAATTGCCTTTACTTCACTCGGAGAATACGGCTCCGTTTCGGAAGCTGCGGCGCTTATAAGCGGCAGCCGATACATAAACAAGCCTTTTTATTTACAAACCGATATTTAA